CAACATCATTGTGCGGGCCGACGCAGGACTCAACCCTCGAGACATTGCACGCGAACTCAATATCAGCCGCGATATGGCAAGACTGTGGCGGAATCGATGGTTGGAGTTGAGCCACCCAAACATTCCTGCGCTGGAACGATTAGTCGATGCGCCCCGACCTGGAGGACCTTCTACCTTCAGTTTGGAGCAGATTCTGCAACTCTTTGCGATTGCTTGTGAGAAGCCGCAAACCTATGGACGACCTATCAGTCATTGGACTTCTAGAGAACTGGCTGATGAAATGAGGCAGCAAGGCATTGTTGAGAGCATTTCTCCTCGTCATGTGGGGCGATTGATGAACGAAGCAGACTTAAAACCGCATCAGTCGCAGTACTGGTTGAATCCCCCCCCGACTCTCAATTCGATGAAAAGGTCAAAGACCTCTGTGAGGTCTACCTGA
This region of Trichocoleus desertorum NBK24 genomic DNA includes:
- a CDS encoding helix-turn-helix domain-containing protein, whose product is MPRLAPTPLRLTETEREQLQQAIKRHSTPQQIAIRANIIVRADAGLNPRDIARELNISRDMARLWRNRWLELSHPNIPALERLVDAPRPGGPSTFSLEQILQLFAIACEKPQTYGRPISHWTSRELADEMRQQGIVESISPRHVGRLMNEADLKPHQSQYWLNPPPTLNSMKRSKTSVRST